One region of Athene noctua chromosome 18, bAthNoc1.hap1.1, whole genome shotgun sequence genomic DNA includes:
- the ENDOV gene encoding endonuclease V produces the protein MSGPPAAATLRRWEREQAQLRASVVEEDTEEWQKDSSFTGLERVGGVDLSYIKGDDTSACASLVVLSYPALEVLHEDCRMVAVSTPYVAGFLAFREVPFLVEAVQRLQQEQPKLKPQVLLVDGNGLLHPRGFGVACHLGVLTDLPCVGVAKNLLQVDGLVRDELHREQIRSLRREGDTFPLTGASGRVLGMALRSCKNSSKPLYVSVGHRVCLQTAVRLVRSCCRYRIPEPIRQADIRSREYIRKQLCSPPEAVSSGPERKNEAGLDD, from the exons ATGtcggggccgccggcggccgccacGCTCCGCCGCTGGGAACG CGAGCAGGCCCAGCTCCGGGCCAGCGTGGTTGAGGAGGACACCGAGGAGTGGCAGAAAGATTCAAGTTTCACAGGACTGGAGAGAGTGGGAGGTGTTGACTTGTCGTATATCAAAGGAGATGACACCAGCGCCTGCGCTTCCCTGGTGGTTCTCAGCTACCCGGCTCTTGAG gTGCTGCACGAGGATTGCCGGATGGTGGCTGTCAGCACCCCGTACGTGGCAGGATTCTTGGCCTTCCGAGAGGTCCCTTTCCTGGTGGAAGCTGTTCAGAGACTCCAGCAGGAGCAGCCCAAGCTCAAACCTCAG gtaCTTCTTGTAGATGGGAATGGCCTGCTCCATCCCAGAG GATTTGGTGTGGCCTGTCACCTCGGCGTCCTGACGGATCTACCATGCGTCGGGGTGGCCAAGAACCTCCTGCAGGTGGATGGCTTGGTCAGGGATGAGCTGCACAGAGAGCAG ATTCGCTCCCTGCGGAGGGAAGGAGATACGTTCCCGCTGACAGGCGCCTCGGGGCGCGTCCTGGGCATG GCCCTGCGGAGCTGCAAGAACAGCTCGAAGCCGCTCTATGTCTCTGTGGGTCACAGGGTGTGCCTGCAGACAGCCGTGCGCCTCGTCAGGTCCTGCTGCAGGTACCGGATCCCGGAGCCCATCCGCCAG GCCGATATCAGATCGAGGGAGTACATTCGGAAGCAGCTGTGTTCACCACCCGAGGCTGTATCTTCTGGGCCAGAGAG aaaaaatgAGGCCGGACTGGATGATTAG